GTCCTCCTTTGAGAGCTCCATCTCCTCTACCCCCGAGATGGGGGTGGGAGTCAGGTAGGAGATGCCCTCGCCCAAGGCCTTTCCGGCGCTCCTCATGCCATCTATAAGGGGGCCTATCCCTGTCAGGAGCTCCCCCCTGACGTCCAGCAGGAGCTTCATGGCCTCGTTCATGACCTCCCCTATGCTGATCCCCAGCCTCCTCGAGAGCTCCGCTATACCGTTGTAGAGCTCCGGGTTCAGGCCCCTTATGGTTATGTCCTTCGCGGGTACGACCTCGACCCTCTCCTCCCTCCTGGTGGACTCACTCACATCAGTCATGCATATCACACTATGAACACATGCGTTACTTGATATATAAGCATTACTGGCCTCGCATGATGCCCAGCTCCCTCAGTATCCCAGATATCCTCTCCACCACCTCCCGCGGCTCCTGCGTCAGGGGAGGCCTGACGTAGGGTTTTACCGGAGTTCCCAAAACGTGCAATGCCGTCTTGATGGCTGTGGGATAGGAGGTGGCGACATCATATATGTCCGAGAGCCTGATCAGCCTCCCGTTCTCCTCAATGGCCTCCCTCAGTTTTCCCTCAACCCAGAGGTCGTAAACCTCCCTGTGAAGCCTGGGCGTCACGTTCGCCAGGGCCGTCACGCCACCATCCCCTCCGATCATGAGAGTGAACAGAAGGAGGTGATCCATGCCGGTGAGAACGGAGAAATCCTTCCTTATGGATTTCACACTGTTTATCAGGCTTTTGAGGTAGGAGAGACTGTCCAACGTCACCTTGGCACCAGCAACGTTGCTGAACTCCCCGGCGAGCTCTCTGTATAGGTCCACCGGTATGTTTATGCCCGTCGTCGATGGTATGTTGTATATTATCACCGGGAGATCCAGCCTCTCGGCTATCCTGGCGAAGTGGAACCTCAGCCTCTCACCGCTCACCTTGAAGAAGAAGGGAGGGGTAACCACGACACCGTCAACCCCCATGTCCTTCAGGATCAGACCCAGCTCTATCGCCCTGTCGGTCGAGTTATCGCTTATCCCAGGGAGCACCCAAAGCCTTCCTCCAACCTCATCGAGTATGACCTCAACCAGCCTCACGACCTCCTCCCGACTCAGGTGAACGAACTCCCCGGTTGTGGAGTTGGGGAACAGACCGTGGGCTCCCCCCTCCAGCTGATGACGGGCCAGCCACCTCAAGGCCTCCAGGTCCAGGCTGAGGTCCTCCCTGAAGGGTGTCACCAGAGGGGTGATTATACCCCGGAAGAGCATGTTACCACTCATCGATCACGGTGGGAATAAGATAAATACGTTTTTAATGGGGTGATGCCACGGTCAGGATAGTGATCCACTCCCGCGGGCCGCCGGTCCCTCAAATGTTTAACTCATGCAGAAATTTACATCCGATGATCCCGTGGACGCGCTAATTAACATGCATTCGCGGCAGCGAGCGATGAATCAATCAATTCACCTCCGACATTTTTGTTAATAATTTTCTGATAATTCATCATTTCAGCTTTGATACTTTAAATATGTTGATCTTTTTTGAAATTTAATTGAAAAATGCTGGGGATTTGAGCCAACTTATCCGTTCAAAGCTTGGAGGGAGGACCGGGGACCGGCCGGTCAAACTGTAAATTTTTTAAAATATTCGCGGGAGGGTCCTCAGGATGGGTCATGTTCGAGATAGTCGGCAAGAGGGAGCTGGCGCCCAACATCAAGTGGATAAAAGTGAAGGCTCCTCTAGTCGCTAGGAACGCGAAACCGGGCCAGTTCGTGGTGATAAGGCTTCACGAGAAGGGGGAGAGGATCCCGCTGACCCTCTTCAGGTGGGACAAGGATGAGGGAACCATAGAGCTCGTCTTCCAAGAGGTGGGGAAGACGACCTACGAGCTGGGGACTTACGAGGTCGGGGACGCGATAGCCGATGTCGTCGGCCCCTTGGGCAGGCCCACGCACATAGAGAACTTCGGGACAGCTGTTGTCGTGAGCGGTGGTGTGGGGGCCCCCATAGGCTACTCCGTGACCAAGGCCCTGAAGGAGGCCGGCAATTATGTGATAAGCATAATAGGCTTCAGGAACAAGCAGCTCGTGATCCTGGAGGATGAGTTCAGGGAGGTGAGCGATGAGCTTCTAGTGACCACTGATGACGGCAGCTACGTCAGGAAGGGGTTCACCACCGACGTGCTGAGCGAGCTCCTAGAGTCCGGGAGGAATGTGGACTACGTCTTCACCGTTGGGCCAGTCATAATGATGAAGAAGGTCGCCGACATAACCAGGAAGTATGGTATAAAGACGTACGCGAGCCTGAACCCGATAATGGTTGACGGGACTGGCATGTGCGGGGCCTGCAGGGTCACGGTGGGCGGCCAGGTCGTCTTCGCATGCGTGGCCGGTCCCGACTTCGATGCCCACCAGGTGGACTTCGACGAGCTCCT
This window of the Candidatus Korarchaeota archaeon NZ13-K genome carries:
- a CDS encoding dihydrodipicolinate synthase family protein, whose product is MLFRGIITPLVTPFREDLSLDLEALRWLARHQLEGGAHGLFPNSTTGEFVHLSREEVVRLVEVILDEVGGRLWVLPGISDNSTDRAIELGLILKDMGVDGVVVTPPFFFKVSGERLRFHFARIAERLDLPVIIYNIPSTTGINIPVDLYRELAGEFSNVAGAKVTLDSLSYLKSLINSVKSIRKDFSVLTGMDHLLLFTLMIGGDGGVTALANVTPRLHREVYDLWVEGKLREAIEENGRLIRLSDIYDVATSYPTAIKTALHVLGTPVKPYVRPPLTQEPREVVERISGILRELGIMRGQ
- a CDS encoding sulfide/dihydroorotate dehydrogenase-like FAD/NAD-binding protein; this encodes MFEIVGKRELAPNIKWIKVKAPLVARNAKPGQFVVIRLHEKGERIPLTLFRWDKDEGTIELVFQEVGKTTYELGTYEVGDAIADVVGPLGRPTHIENFGTAVVVSGGVGAPIGYSVTKALKEAGNYVISIIGFRNKQLVILEDEFREVSDELLVTTDDGSYVRKGFTTDVLSELLESGRNVDYVFTVGPVIMMKKVADITRKYGIKTYASLNPIMVDGTGMCGACRVTVGGQVVFACVAGPDFDAHQVDFDELLKRLAMYREEERLAMERFLQMRQVSVVGR